The following DNA comes from Watersipora subatra chromosome 8, tzWatSuba1.1, whole genome shotgun sequence.
CAATTGTTTGCTAGTAGAGTTTGTTTGTTAGTAGTGGATTCATCATAGAGTTTTAGTGAGACCGTAAGTTTTAGTGAGACACCATTCTGTGCTAGCTTGGAATGCAAACAGCTTTACAAATTCGAATGAATGTGCCATGGGATGTTTTGCACTAAATATAATTaaatcatctcttattgtatATCTACAACATACAAATTACTTCACTTTGTATGTATGTTATGTATTCGTTCTTAGCAATTTAGCCGCTCAGGTGGGATATTTGGTTGTTAATTCAGGCTGAGAGCTGAGAgtgtttaatttattaaaactagCCATATAAATGCTGAAGCGTTAGCTGCAGATATTAAATAGACTCTAAATCTAATACTTTATAAAGTGCCATCATAAACACCTCTAAGAACTCAGGCTAATTCTCTCAATTGGGATGCAAAACGAGGAGTAAACTTCAACTCCTTTTCATAGCTCATTTTCTAGTCATAAATCATGGAGCTAGAAGTGTCAGAGAAGTTATCTCAGTGACCTTGTTAAGGGTAGGCAATTCCTATTAGAGCCCAAATTTTTTCAGAACATTCTAATAACCATTAAACcaccaaaataaaaataaaacagataaTTCTGAAACAGTTTAAATGCTCTGAACGCTAACAACTGCCAATCAAAGGGTACTCTATCAGACTGATAAGTCAGCATTAGTCTGAATTCAACTATCAGAGATAATATGAAAATATAGCTAGTGCATTGTGTCTAGAGTGAACTGAGAAaagctgtacatgtatatgcttcaATGAGATACTTTAACAGACATGGAAGGCTCAATACTGATCACAGCATTTCTTCATACAACCAGCCTTTGGCAGAGCACCAGAGTTGTTAATGCACTTTTCCTTATCCATACTTGATTGAGCTAAGGCAAGAGGGTAATATTCAGACTATTGAATCTCTTGTAATACCAGTTCAACAGGTCTACCTGTTTTCTATAACTTGTGTTGTAAACATCTATACATGAGCTTAATTTTATAGAGCTAAGCTGTGGACCCATACCGGATGTAGAAAATGGACAAATCTCACTTACAACTGACACAAAAGTAGGATCACAAgctagatatacatgtatgtcaggtTACAAGATGGAAGGGGAATCTGTTATAAAGTGTCAATCTAACCAGGAGTGGTCGTCTCTACCTCAGTGTCACAGTAATTTATGCTATATATGTTCTCATCATGTACTAATGAACTATTTGTTAAATCAATACACAGTAGGTCTGTTAAATCTCAGTTTTGCTTAACACTTATACATAATTTATTCAGGTAGTTATACTCTCTGTGAAATGGTAAAACTATAACAGGTTATTAGTTTTCCGATTGTGTGTTTCTTAGTTTTTTATAATTCGTTCAGCTATACGCAATGTGACAATTGTTTCATAGAAGTAAACTATTAGTGCCATTTTAATGTACAGGTGGCCCAGCTTTAATCAGATTGTAATTTttgcatttactaactttagaGTATGAAACCAAAACAGTTTGAGTGGTAAATTGAGGCAAAATTGCTaaaatgcatgaagtatattgaGTAGTGAAATATAAGTACAAAAGTCAGCATATCATCAGCCATAGCAAATACTAATTTTTATAGAATTAAGCTGTGGACTTCTCCCGGAAGTGGCAAATGGAGCAGCCACACCTCCAACTGATACCACAGTAAGATCACAGGCTAGATATGTCTGCATGTCTGGTTATGAAATGTTGGGAGAACCTGTTGTAGAATGTCAAACAAATCAACAGTGGTCAACCCCACCACAGTGTCACAGTAAGATATATTGCATGCCTTGCATTTTGttgctaaatattttttctgcaaCAGCATAAAAAAATTTAGTTATTATATCAATGaagtagaaaatattttgcgtATTTAACTGTTGCTTCAGAACTAAGCTGTAGGTCATGACAAGAAGTAAAGAATGGAGCAGACTTTGTATTGGGAGGATTGTCTTTATTAGGTCAATCGTGAACTTTGACTGCTCTTTGCTAGATTTGCTTTGCATGTTCACCACCCGTTTTTTAAACTACCCATTCCTCTACCACTTCTACTATTCATTTTTATCTAGTTTCTAGTTTTCATTGTTGTTTTTCACATTAACGAGTACCTAGCAAATCACATCCTAACGAGTGTACGATTATGACCACATCTATCATGAGCAATATTTACAATTGATGAAATTTTCATCCCCTGCCAACACGATTAATTTGGAGGCTAGCAGGCATTCCGATTGGATGAGGACTCTATTGTGTGCAGGGAGCCAGGAATTTGAATACGAGGACATTACCATCACCTAAAGCAAACAAAGTTTGTCTGCGTAGAGGAACCCGTAACAAATGAACATTATGTAAAGATGGAAATAATTAAGAATTTGTAAGCTGTGGAATGTCGGTTTTTCTGAATTACATTACAATTGCGGCAACCAACTCTAAAAGGACCAGTAATCTTTGTAAGTTGAATCTGATTTCTTTGTTTTGTCAAGTTTTGGAATTCATGTAAATCTAATATACTGTCAATGAATGGTCTACCAATTCATTTGACAGCACAATGTGTTATGACTAATAAAAAACTACAACATTAATCAGACCATCTGTTGATCTGTACTGGAGAATTTCAGAGCTCCCAATACAGATTTCACTTACCATACATGAATAAATAGGATCAGAagttagatatacatgcatggCAGGCTATGAGATGACAGGAACACCTGTAGTTGAATGTCAACTTAGCCAATAGTGGTCAACTCTATTACAGCGTCACATTAAGACATACTACAGATGTAAATACTATAAACTCTTTGTTACACACTATAATATATTCACTTTGTTCCACACTATAATATATTCACTTTGTTACACACTAATATATATTCACTTTGTTACATTATTTCCTCAACTCACTGTAACCTTTTTCATACCTACAATTGATAAACATTTGTGCTGATCTGAGAGTATGTATTATCAgcttataaattttaatacacaAAATGTGGCAATTTCTTTAACTAGTGCACTGTTTGTTGCAGAAGTAAACTGTGGACCTCCACCGGTAGTAGACAACTCTAAGAGACAAGTATCTGGACATTCATATAATGATACAGTCAAATATGAATGTGATGTTGGATATGATATGACTGAAGATGATATTATAGTATGTCAAGAGACTGGATATTGGACTGTACACCCTGATTGTGAAGGTATGTGAAGTGTGATTTAACATGCCTCTTTTAGATTggctcaaaatatttttttggtgTTTCTAAGTTAGTGGTCTAGTCAGCTCATGCCCCTACAATCAATACATTATAGAAGTGGCTTGTGGAGTACCTCCAACACTGGACACGGCTGGGTTGGTTTCTCTGACTGGAACACAGTTTGGACAGACAGCTACTTACCAATGTCTACCTGGCTACACCACTGACGACCCATTGTACGTAACGTGTCAGCTGAATGGAGAGTGGAGTCATCTTCCCAACTGCACTCAGATTTTAATGAAACTTAAAGGTAAAAAAGTGATTTTCATTAAGCCACTGACAGGAGTATTCTATTTTTGTGGCATAGGAAGATTTcaaaatcaagttttttgtgtgtgaCTTTATTATGCAAAAAACTGTACAGGTTAGAAGTCTTTGTAAAAAGGCAAAAAAGGTTTATCTGTTAGGGTCTATTTGTTAGGGTCCATATATTAGGGTCCATCTATTAGGTTTTATTTGTTAGGATTTATCTGTTAGGGTCTATCTGTTAGCTTTATCTGCTAGGGTTCATCTGCTTTGGTTTATCTGCTTTTGTTTATCTGCTATGGTCTATCTGCTAGGTTTTATTTGCTAGGTTTTAATTGCTAGAATCTATCTGCTAGGGTCTATCTGCTAGGTTTTATTTGCTAGGGTTTATTTGCTAGGGTTTATCTCCTAAGATTTATTTGCTAAAGTTTATCTGGTAAGTTATAGATCTATTCTATAATTAGAGCAGTGTCCGTTTGTCAAGCCATGCTTAAAATGTAAGAAAAAACTTTGCCTCACACGGGAAATGAACTCAAGTACTCTGAATTACAGGCCTGAACTTTAACTGTCACATTATTAATTATGCATGAATAGGTTAGTTATGTATATAGTAATTACTCattatgatctctcacggtgcataaGACCATCCATAACTACAATAGCCAGTACACTCCGCAGTCTCGTGCTCTGTGAGAGATCGTAATGAGTGATGAGTAATAAGTATGTGAataattaactcttttgctaccaacTTTATTTATCGTTGCATAATTTTGTATTTGGTAAAACGTAATAtttgacaaaaataataaatttgttgTATAAGCGcgtatacttacatgtattgatgtgaagatgaagaagaacCTCCGTCTTtcattacacttccttataccctccccatactgccttatactacctaatctactagctttacccactagctttatccagctttatggaCTCACCGTAATTATctagaccacctgtactgccttgagctcagacaccataatagcctgagcctaacaaatctcataatacaacatgccctttctttttttcttttttttttggcCACTCCATCACTACTAACAATCAAACATAGTAACTTTCCTTACTTGTGTTGCTCGTTACCTGACTCCGTTAGGGCAGTCTTcataggctatgcctctggcttgtctgaccctgtgccacCGTCTAAAATACTCTCCTCGTGACTGCCAGCTCTATTGCCActctgcactggcttttccatcaccctGACCTCCACTGgtaccaatacttttaccgtgaccactgtcactaccaacactgcCACCATtaccaccaacatctccaacactacttccactaGCCCCgactagcccggagtcttttggttgggtcagtaatgactcctcaacctcaacTCCATCTCTTCCGTCTTTACCATGCTCTCCCCAATAAAAGGCGGGCTCAACAGGCATCCGGTAGGAGGTCTTTACCTGGGCTataaccggctgcacaggggatggcaccacagagctggaagttggcataggcccagacctatctagctcgacctgACCTGCCACCAGTGATGatctgctaccagcaattctcctctgaacctcggctaactcctgcacaGCTACTCTGAATGctttgacattttccaactccatgactgctgcctcaTGTATGGCTTTTAGCTTAGCCAGTTTCTCTTTCaacttcctccgcacctccttttcctctctttcaatctctgctacctttctTCCATGACCATCTttgtctaacattccattgctggatacttcagctaaaaaagagcagaccttttccattacagataCTGATTCAGCTACTTTCTTAGCACCCTCACTTACCTCATCATGACTGTGTTATCTATCAtaccccatagacacttgcacatctctggtgccttgggctgtcccccATTTACTACCAATTTCTACGTATCCGCTACTCTTTCctcccttggttttacaagtccaccaatcttgacctgtgtgacctttttttaactttgctctctctctctcagtcagacttatttgtcaggttttgcaacttgacatcatctgaaacataacttgacccagcaataatggttctcgATGAAAACGGTTTAGCTGGCTTAATGcctctacactccttaacagacTCAAACTTACTTTCACATAACTCGtttaaaacagcaaataattttagctgcttcaactcagttatgcccaaaaagTTTGTTCTCAATTCTTTCACCACATAAACTTCAGCATCTATATGCCTgtctttactttccaaatgaactatcacacttccaaccacttttaactcactaccatcagcagtttctaaaactgtaGACGGTTTCTTTAACATTAGGTtcaacttattggctgttgcctcAGTTACTATTGACACctcagccccagtatcaaacgtaaattcCACATTTTCCCTGTTGACTTTTAAAACCTGCACCATTTTCCGTCCTAGTCAACCGTCATCATTATATTTATCTCTAGAACCAGAGAATCTAACGcttctgcccttactattaTCTTGGTACCTTTCGTCATACCGATTCATCTCGCGCCTCTCCTTATACCTTTCCCCCTCAAGCCTATCCATACTATTGTCCCTGTACCTACTCAATTTGTCTCTCGTCtcgcgggggctttctcggTCCCTGTACCTCTCCCGGCTACCATATCGCTCATAGCTATTATCATGACTACCTCATGACCGCCTGCTGCTACCTCGTCTGTTGTAACCTACATCTCCTCCCTTATCCCTACAATAACAGAATACATGTCCTCGCCGtccacaagaaaaacatttaatggagggacaactccgcatCTCGTGGCCACCATCTCTGCAATTGTAGCAAATTCTATCTCTACTACTCTCTCTACTGTTCTCTCTGTATCTTGAGACATATCTTTCCTtgctattatctctatacttcctactgcCACTGTCCTTATTACACTCTCGACCTTGTGTCCCATACCTACTAGTATCACGCTCCTCACTACTATTACCATAATACCTTCTACCACTCCTAGGGCTACTTCTAGGGGAAGCTCTACCCGCTAAATCAAAGCAGGTCTAGAGATAGTTACAGTAGAGATAGCGGTCTATCTCTACTGTTACTCCAGTACTGCGCTAGGCTATCAAACTCAGACACCTTTGCTACCTTCATCTTAACCTCCCTTTTTAAGTCAGTACCTCTACTCTGAGTTCTCAAGAATCTATCCGAATTGCTTGCCATTTCatgagccctcaatgcctcatgtAACAACTCCCAAGTCAGATTGGCGTTCTTCATCAAATCTCTAGTTACTTCTCTATCCCTCAACCCGTTAACTGCcactataagggcaaaccttaccctaacGTTATTATTCGCTACTTCGGCATATCTGCTCCAATTCTCTACCCGTTGTGAgtactctctatcactttctccAAGTGCCTGCTTAGCCGCCaaaaacttatgcccctttacaaAGATACTCTTTTGCCTACCATAACAACCCTGCAAAATCTCCACTGcctcttcataagtagaatttgcaccatctacgttaaaccctgcacccctcaatacctctctaccactgtgtccaatagctctcaatagtggcactaacctacatgtagctatacctctcataataggcacTCTGTCGCCATCATCATCAACTACATAACCTGTTCTCTCaacagcactctcaatacacAAATTCATCTCGTCTTTAAATCTTTCTCACAGgccatcaccgtgctcaccgAACACCAGCTTTGAAAAACCACTTTCCATCTCAACACAATACGTTTATTTCCCATCACAAATTTACTCTGCCCCACGTGtataaatttaatgtaattcTCATCTTAGGACCCGTAATAAATGTCTACACCTCTCCAACACCGATGCTTCACTGCTACAACACTTCACAGCCTCACAACACCACCCTACCACACGTCACCCCACCTGCACACCCGTGAAAAGGTTTTATCAAACGTTTAACTTACACTGAAACCAGAAAATTATCGCTAACAATAACACGCAAAAGAATTTAGagcttcgtcaactgcgccatgttgtataaacgtgtacacttacatgtattgatgGGAAAATGAAGAAGAACCTCCATCTTTttttacacttccttatatcctcctcatactgccttacactagctaatctactaggtatacccactagctttatccagctttatgcactcaccgtaattaccaagaccacctctactgccttgagctcagacaccaatctAGCCTGCGCCTAACAAATTTCATAATACAACAAAATTGCCATAATGTTTGAACCATATGACCCATAAAACTAAAGCGTTACCAAATTAGTCATCATAAACTTCTACATCAGTAGGGGCCATAAAAAATACCACAAATTTGTTGCAGAGTGAGAACAAACAGTAATTTCTTGCCAATTTCAAAAAGACCATAAGCATCTCTGAGTCAAATGATTGATCAACATTATCACAGTTTATGTGACACTAATTCTCAGTAGTACTGAAGTGGATCTTGGTTAGCAGGTTAAGGGAGGTTGTCTGGTCTCTGAACCTCCGTTCGTAGGATCCCACTCTAAACTTGCTGCTTGTTTAAAGAAGGATACAACCTTTTTCGTGTCCTGATAAGTGGAAGTGTCCAGGGAGATACAACTGTCTTGTTGGTGTACGGTGATGCTGATGCAACTTGGGAAATTTCCAGACTAGTTTATTGAAGAAGATGGTCACTGGTGCGCTGTGATGCAGGTGCAATCAGAGATGTTGGTGTGATGTGAGAGATTGCCGGCCTCGTTGCTTATTAAAGATAATATTTGGTGATGCGATGCAAACCATTTTTAGCTAGTCGATGCTTGTAGAAAGATCTAAAGAAGGTTGTAATATGTCTTGTATTGTGCACAAGAATAAATATAACCATACGTACAGAAGTATTTATATCCTAAAGGGCGGGCCTTAGTAAGTTCAAGGGGGTGAAGAGGATAGCTAGTTAAACAAGAGTTACAATGAAAACAAGCCTCAACCTTAACCCATTATATAACGGCTAAACgtattatacacatataatgattacacacacaaaaataaataattaatgatatatatagtatattgttTATACCAGTCCACATTGGTACTGTTATTTTactgttcaataaaaatcaccACAAGTTCATAgatctaaaattagtaaaaatgtGGAGCTGTAATGTGCCTAACTCATGActggtcattgctaacaatcaagtgtgataaaaaaataaaggtttttgcaaagtgaaactacgcTTAGGATGGgttgttaacatatttttattggctcaacacTTGCTTGCAGATATGTGTTCTCTTTTGTTCAAGTGCAGATACGATAAAGTAACTTAGTGGTGTGGTGGTTAGAGTACTAGACTCGGGATCGGAATCTTCCCACGCAAAGCATTTATATTTCTAAAGCTCTTGCCCTGGGCtaggacagacagacaaactgaCACTGCTCTTATAATATAGATGATACCTCAGTAGAGTTCGAGTGTAAACTACCTCAAGGTTATTTAAGAGAGTTTATTAGAATATATAGTTTTGTGATACATTAATTTAGAAAAGCCATAACTTGGCTCTGATAATAAAATACACCCTAGGATGTATTCAATGACCTGCAAATAAAAGTGTTATGGCTTTGATCTCAGAGTATAATTTAACGTTTGCATAAACTtggtaaaaatgttttttacctGACCTCAACAATTCCTAGAGTACCATAGTAAACAAAGTAGACAAATATAAGtctataatatagtaataatatagaGTCTATAATCATAGATTGTATTGAACTGATATATTATAGAACAATGTcttttgaaaaatatctttcatttgcaaaatcttttgaataaaataGAGTGCCTGCAGCCTTTGCATCAGGCTTATATAATAACCAAGTAACTTCCATGGTTATTATACGGCTAATCAAAGATAAATTATCAGAGAATTCATTGACCTCTCAGTATATAACTCCTTTTAAATATTGTGTTACAATATTAGCATCAAGTAAACATGATATGTGACTGGCTAAGACTACCAAATTAAAAATACCCAGTTCTAATTATTTCAGCTCTATTTACTGTTGAACGACCTTGAAGATAGTTTATATTTAACTACCCAGTATTATCTAGAACTGTTTGTCTACCTTCACATAAATTTAGCCTTCACCTTCACATAAAACTCTTATTTCTTAGTTTCCGGTGATCTGGAGGAAGCTCCATCATTTAATGAGACCATCAAAGAGCTGAGAACAGCTACTAACTCAGTACTTTCTACCAATCAGATCATTCTGATCTCCTGCACATCAGCTGGACTTCTGACTATCATAATTGTTGCTACGGTGTGGCGCTTCACCAAGAAAAGGTAACTTATCTGCTGAAAACGGACTAGTTTCTCTGTTTGCTATCAAATATGAAGAAGCCATAACATCATTTTGTTACGGATACTAAAATCTTTCAACAATGTTGTACGAGTCATAGTTAACCAATTGACTAAAATAGTAACACTAAACTAACATTAAGAGTTGTGTTCTTACTAACCAATCGACATTTACTATTTTTATCAATGTCAATAGCTttaaaatttgttgaatttttgtttCTCCGAGTTTTCAGAATGGGTGAGtctctattttatttttaaaagtgtatagctgttgataaaatttaaagcaGCAATTGGTATGATTTGAAAAGTCAAGTTATACTGCTGTACAACATTACTGTATCTATCATCGGGATCATGAGTAAATGATAC
Coding sequences within:
- the LOC137401992 gene encoding membrane cofactor protein-like, with amino-acid sequence MSGYKMEGESVIKCQSNQEWSSLPQCHKLSCGLLPEVANGAATPPTDTTVRSQARYVCMSGYEMLGEPVVECQTNQQWSTPPQCHKVNCGPPPVVDNSKRQVSGHSYNDTVKYECDVGYDMTEDDIIVCQETGYWTVHPDCEEVACGVPPTLDTAGLVSLTGTQFGQTATYQCLPGYTTDDPLYVTCQLNGEWSHLPNCTQILMKLKVSGDLEEAPSFNETIKELRTATNSVLSTNQIILISCTSAGLLTIIIVATVWRFTKKRKQRDHGVPPVSNAAYEPDAHYESVCPLEERCE